The Stappia sp. genome window below encodes:
- a CDS encoding FMN-binding negative transcriptional regulator: MYAIEAHRVRDRGALVAAMRELQFAALFTGAGGLACTQIPVVVDEADDGRMRLLGHVARANPHWRAVGDGIPALALFQGPQAYVSPGWYATKAETGKVVPTWAYVAVEAKGTLRRLDDPADVRTMLDRLTRRNEAGRPAPWAVSDAPADYLERMMRAIVGLVLEVETLDGVWKLNQAKSAADRAGTAAGLAGEADPQARALARLVEIPPRG, from the coding sequence CACAGGGTGCGGGATCGCGGGGCGCTGGTCGCGGCCATGCGCGAGCTTCAGTTCGCCGCGCTCTTCACGGGTGCCGGCGGGCTCGCCTGCACGCAGATCCCGGTCGTGGTCGATGAGGCGGACGACGGCCGGATGCGCCTTCTCGGGCATGTCGCGCGCGCCAATCCGCACTGGCGGGCGGTGGGCGACGGCATCCCGGCGCTCGCGCTGTTTCAAGGGCCGCAGGCCTATGTCTCGCCCGGCTGGTACGCCACCAAGGCGGAGACGGGAAAGGTCGTGCCGACCTGGGCCTATGTCGCGGTGGAGGCGAAGGGCACCCTGCGCCGCCTCGACGATCCGGCCGACGTGCGCACCATGCTCGACCGGCTCACCCGTCGCAACGAGGCGGGACGCCCCGCGCCCTGGGCCGTGTCCGACGCGCCGGCCGACTATCTGGAGCGGATGATGCGCGCCATCGTCGGCCTCGTGCTGGAGGTCGAGACGCTCGACGGCGTGTGGAAGCTCAATCAGGCGAAATCGGCCGCAGACCGGGCCGGAACCGCCGCCGGGCTTGCCGGCGAAGCGGACCCGCAGGCCCGGGCTCTGGCGCGGCTGGTCGAGATCCCGCCGCGCGGCTGA